Proteins encoded by one window of Paroedura picta isolate Pp20150507F chromosome 9, Ppicta_v3.0, whole genome shotgun sequence:
- the LOC143844751 gene encoding uncharacterized protein LOC143844751: MEVLSVWIGEQYQESSQGLIRNMVGTESDCLGLPQKGCKALYPRSLWRSLGWEMKLRWPQERQSTGVPDVVTENGTMRQMEWHAIRPGSDPLGGLKASPGSDIVWMQLPSWTLLRWQTSCSSVTVGVRIPQSIG, from the exons ATGGAAGTGCTGTCGGTGTGGATTGGAGAACAATACCAAGAGAGTTCACAGGGCTTGATCCGGAACATGGTTGGCACAGAAAGTGACTGCTTAGGACTGCCGCAAAAGGGATGCAAGGCACTGTATCCTAGAAGCCTGTGGAgatctttgggctgggaaatgaagttaagaTGGCCACAAG agcggcagtcaacgggggtgcctgatgtggttacagagaatggcaccatgcggcagatggaatggcatgctataagacctggaagtgatccacttgggggtctgaaggcatcacctggctcggacattgtctggatgcagctgccttcctggacattgctgcgatggcagacttcctgttcaagcgtgacagtgggagtccgtattcctcaaagcattggctga